The stretch of DNA GTCCATTCATCAGAGCTCTGTTCCCCGAGAACTTagaggcagagaagagagggCGTCCAACCACAGCCAGCAGCAAGATCAAggtgagaaagagagattttatttttcaaacccACATTTATTAATGAGTATATATTCTGTCTATAGACAGCTTACATCACATTaatacagacagacatggaCATTGAAATGAGCTCAGCTCTGGTCTCAGAGCAGACCAGCTCAAACATCTGCAGGTCCTGAGCTGCTCTGTAAAAACTGAATTCCACCAGAGTCTGGACTTCaccatctttttaaaaacaggaagcacatcaaCATTCAGCTCCACCTCCACTTTTCTCCTGCGACTCACATTCACCACCATCTTGGCCTGTCCTAACAGAACGTTTAAAAGCTGACATATGTCCTTCTGTTGGAAAGTATACTTAAAACCTCAGATAAAACCCTGTCCTTATTAAAACTTCTCCAGCAGACTGAACAGAGGTCTGATTCATTGACAGTCATAAAAACAGTGGAAGATggtctctctgtggctgcagaagggaCGGCGTTGATCACAGAGATAAAAGTTCACGGCTAAAATCCTGTGGAGGATCCTCCGTTGCAGGTCTCCATGTCTCTTTGACAGAGGAGGTTTATACAAAGATCTCCAGGCcggcctcacactgggaccTAGGTCCATATAGGACCTCCAGTTGGTGTTGCTGCGCCCATTCAGTCTTTACCATTACCTAGTAGAAGGACTTTCCTGAGTAtctggccaacaattgaatGGAGAGCAACTGAACTTAGGCCCTTTCTCAAAGATGTTTCGCCTCCTAtcccaggggcttcatcagttcgtAATGCATTGGTCTGACTActcctcactagtctgacaaaacagtggagttggacccatTTACCTCTgtgggagtgttcacacagctcCTTGTGACAATATCCCGTTAGTGGAGTTTCACTGACAATTGTTAGTGTTGTGGATCAAAGAGGAATCAGATGGAGAACAACAATTGTTAGTTTTGTTGGTTACAAAACCCTTGCATTGTGGAAGTCGGTCAGCAGAGAGCACTGATGTCTGTTCAGCTTTGACTTCCAGTGCCTCAACAGCTGACTAACGACTTGCACAGACTTCAGTCCCAGCCGGGCAGCCAGTCCACCAGGATCCTCCAGCCGAGGTCCATCCAGCTCCACCACCTGCCCCAGCGTGGAAACTCCTGGAGCTTGAAGCCTCCCGGATAGAGCAAAGCCACCCTACTCAGTCAGGACAGTCCAGCAGGCCTCCAAAAAGCACAGGTTCCCTGAGGAGCTATGACAGAAAACTGGTCTGTCCcagtctctgtttcttcaggAGAGTCCACGCAAGAAAACACTCATGCAGAAGGGTGGCAGGGATGATGTTCCCATCTGGTTGGAGTCCATGAGGAAGGTAGGTCCAGTCCCAAACTGCCACACCGCTGCAGGTTTAAGCTGGTCAGGGGCCTCACACCAGGTTTGCAGGCCAAGTGAGCAGTCTCTGGATCAACTGCAGACAGAATGTGGCGCCCCTGCTGGCCAGATGGACCAGGCCTTGTCCCCCCTCATCtttggataaaaacaaaacaccctgaGGAACCCAGTGCAACCTGTCCCAGAAAAAATCAACTAAAACCCGCTGAACCTGTGACAGGAGAGGCCGGTGGATCGACACAGGACAGCCGGTACCACAAGGCAGAAGAGCCATGGTTATTTACAATGAGAACACAACCTCTAAAAGACAGTTTAGGTAAAATCCACTTCCACTTTGTGAGCCATCCTTTGACCTTCTCTAAAACATTGtcaatttttctttaaaaacatttcgTTACCTAAAAACACTCCCAAATATTTCAGCCCTCCAGTTTTCCATACTAACCCTCCAGGTTTCCTGAGCCGATTGCTCAGCTTGTCCCCCACCATGACAGCCTCACTCTTCTCCCAGTTTACTCTGGCTGAGGAGACAAAACCAAACTGTTGAACAGTGTCAACCATAAAAGCAATGTCAGTCTGAGAGCTAACCAAGATAATGAAATCGTCAGTGTAGGCAGACATTTTAAAAGGGACACCACACCGCCGGAGACCTCCAAAATGTCCCGAATTAAAGTGACGTCACTAATCAGCCTGCTGGGCACACAGTACGTCTGGTCAGCATGGATGACAGATGCCATCACTCCTCTCAGTCTGGAGGCCAGGATCTCGGGACaggatttccatttttttttcagctcctgcaggtccCTTTTTTCGGCAGCAGTGTCACGACGACCCTTCTGCAGCTCGGAGGAAGCTGTCCTGTCTGCAGGCTGTTGATGAGGACTTCCAGCAGATCTTCACCCAGCACTGCCCAGAAAGACGTACAGAATTCCGCCGGTAGACCATCTAGGCCCGGAGCTTTTCCGCCCTGCAGGCTCATCAGAGCTGTGTGGGGCTCGGGAAACGTTAGTTCACCTTCCAGCTTGGTGTTGTCATCAGCTTCCACCTGAGGGAGACCgctgaggaagctgctgcacTGTTGTGGGTTGGATTTGTGCTCCCTCTCATACAGGCTGCCAGCCTCCTGATCCCGGCAGAATCTGAGACCAGAGAGTTGCTGCTGAATCTCAGCGAGTGCACCACCTTCATTTGTCCATTCCTTCTCTCCAGGATGAAGAACAGCTTGGAGGGGACATCCATCTATGAGATGTTAAGACACCATGACCTGGCCAGAGCTCCCTGAGCTGCGTTGCCCAGAGGTTGGTCAGAGCCAACTTTTTAGGATTGAGGGAGTCTAAATGCCCTCGATCTCTTGAAGAGTCTGCTAAACCTGCAGTTCTACCACCTGAATCTCCAGGTCCCTCAGAGATCTGGTTCAGTCTCTGGTGACATTGAGAGTGAACTGTTGACATAATTGTTGGTTCTGGGATTTTGCAAAGTCCCACCACGGCTGCTGAAACTGCTAAAATCAGTTTCATATGTTCTGTGCTTGTCCCAAACACTCAAATGCAGCTCTAAACTCAGAGTTATGGAGTAAGGCACTGTTAAGATGCCAGTAGGTGTTCTGCAGACGCACATTTTTGATACAAACAAGGCAGTGATTGGAGAATCCTACTGGGGTGATTTGACAGCTATTACAATGTTCATGAGTCCTGAATCAGTCCAGCCGGTCTAAGCGGGCCAGCTGTGCTGCCTGTCGTGGCTGTGGAAGGTCCTCCACACATCTGACAGCTCATGTGCTTTGGTCAGCTGTCTGAGTTGGTGGTTCCCATCCAGTGTTGGATTCTCAGTGCAGTTAAAATCAcccctaaaaacaaaaagctcctgATTACGTCACAGAAAACCACACTGATGTTCTTTGTGCTCCACCAGCTGGAGCAtagacacaaataaaaactgtgttGACCTTCTCAAACTgagctctgaccttcagtcaGCGGCCCCTGATCACTTCCTCTGCAGTGAGAGACGCAGGCAGGAAGCTCCTAGAGAAGACAACCTCCACCCCTCCACTACAGCCGGACCCGTTACACTCCCTCCTCCATTCgctctgtgtgtctcctgaaCCATCATGACATCTATCGGCTTCAGCTCCATCAGTTTAGAGTACCTACTTTAAAATCccacatggagagagagaagctgcaggACGACACACAGAAGGACAGACCAGCACAACCTGGGCTCAGCATGTGGATCAGTTCAGACTTGTTTATCAGGATCCAGGTGGAtaaagtgttgtgtgtttgatttccttAGTCTGTTAGGTAAACAGGTAAACAACAGGTACACCTGCTGTTTCAGAAACAGGCCAACAGTCTGGTCCAGACTCTGATGAAGTGCACCCCCCACTACATCCGCTGCATCAAGCCCAACGAGACCAAACAGCCTCGGGACTGGGAGGAGAACCGGGTCCGACACCAGGTCGAGTACTTGGGCCTCCGAGAGAATATCAGAGTCCGTCGGGCTGGCTATGCCTACAGACGGGTCTTCAACAAATTCCTTCAGAGGTTAGAGGTCAAACGTGCTAATGCCCAGTGCACTGTGCTTCTGCATAAGACATGCTGATCAGGCCATTCCTGTGTGGCAGGTACGCCATTCTGACCCAGGAGACATGGCCACAATGGCGAGGTGACGAGCGTCAGGGTGTTCTGCACCTCCTCAACTCTGTTCATATGGACCAGGACCAGTTTCAGCTCGGAAAGACGAAGGTCTTTGTCAAAGCACCAGAATCGGTATGAAGTCCCAAGACACATAAAGGCTTTTGTCCTACCGTAAAGTTCCAGCATTCATGATCCATAACTCGGTCAGACCAAGATCAGGCAGAGGTGTTTGCAtgcctttgtctctgtcctgattgTTGTTTTCCAATAGCTCTTCCTTCTGGAAGAGATGAGGGAGAGGAAGTACAACGGTTATGCTCGGGTCATCCAGAAGGCGTGGCGAAAACATATTGCGGTCCGGAAGTATGTGAAGATGAGGGAGGAAGGTAAGACTGTGTTCCATACGTCAGATTGCTATGTTGATTTCCTCCTTCTTTTTACTGAGCCACTGATTTGTTCCAGCGTCTGATATTCTGCTGAACAAGAAGGAGCGTCGCAAGAACAGCATCAACAGAAACTTTGTGGGCGACTACATTGGGATGGACAACCATCCAGAGATCAGACGCTTTGTGGGCCGGCGGGAGCGGATTGACTTCGCTGATGTGGTACTGAAGTATGACAGAAGGTTCAGGGTAAGACCTCAGGCCAGGACAATTCCAGAGACCAGGACTCTCGTGAAACGTTGACTTCCACTAGAGTCGTGGTTTTCAGACATACTTGACTGGACTTTGTGGTGCTGGTTCTCTTTTCTCATAGACAGTTAAACGAGACCTCATCCTGACTCCGAAGTTCCTCTACCTGATTGGCAGAGAGAAGGTGAAGCATGGTCCAGAGAAAGGCCAGATCCAAGAAGTTCTCAAAAGGAAGATCGAGCTCAGCAAGATCCAGTCTGTTTCCCTGAGGTACTCCACCAAAACCAAAAGCAAGATTTGAATTAGAACACGGaacaagaataagaataaataacCTGGATCATGTCCAGGGTTAAAACTAGAACCTGATCTCGCtgaaaatattataaaatgGGTTGTTGTAGGGACGGCCCCTCAGTTccacacttttcatttatttactcagAGAAGACCAGAATATATCTGGTCTCCTGAGTGAAAGCACAGaacataaaacatgtttgtatGTGAATGATATTCTAACCCCAAAATAAGTCTCCTTAAATTACTATAACTACTTAAAATGTTTGGCTTACTTtggtcacaaaataaaaacccagGATTAAGCTTTGAGCTTGAATCAGGGtccacacatgaacacagataaaatgtataaattcaAGGATACAGGTAAGTGATTAAATATTAAGCAGTAAGAATACCAAAAGTTTGAACTACAATTTATGATGTAAATTATACAAAACCTACAACAATCGTCAAAATGGACCTAAATTTCTGTCCTTTACTACCAATGAATTTGTAGAACAGAGTAAAAATTATTAGAGTAAATATACCACCGaggctcttcttcctctttcagtcTCTGCCAACACAACAAATGGAATACGATGATATCATCATTTATTTGGGCAGAACAAAAACCACGGGTCAGATTCGGCTCGACAGTTGGCTAAAGATAAAGGTGGGTTAGAGTTATTTTCTAACCCTACCCCGGAAGATTATTTCAAGGCAGTACAGCTGCATCTTCAGGTCTGTTGGTATGATCCACTGTGATGTGAAGTGGAAGGATTTGGAGAaaatttttatacattttgatcTCCCATCTTTATTGGAAGGTGAAACTCAACAAAAATGACTAACTGGATGGCAACCCCTCTAACATCTCGCCCAAAAAGTTAAATGATTCAAATTTCAAGATAAATGTGACAATGTAACATTTGATAGCGAATGATGGGGAACTTCCTGAACTCTATGACctggagaaaaatattttttcagataTCTCCAAATGAAAcaccattacacacacaaaaaatcaaacattatttTGGAAACCATTAGAACTGATTGGGATGTTAACCAACATGTctaaaaataactgcagtggcTGAGCACGTCCCCCCAGGACATTTAAAATAGACAATATGGATACGCAGGGGAACACTTCCTCGGAGTGAGGCCATCTCAAAGGATAGCTGTGGACATGATGAACCCCTCCTAAGTCATCTCATGaggccatttcttttttttttttactttatttttatttttttccttcgtAACACGAACAGGAGGTCATATACAGACATTCAGACATATTGGGTAATTTACGCGAGTGCTCACCACAGGATAATAAGCTTTTGTTCAAAATCAACAGCAGTTTCAACCGTCACACTCAGCATCAGCTAGGTATGTAACCCATTTGGTCATGAGGCCATTTCATTCTTTGCTTTAATGATATTTAGTAAAACTCATTGTGATACATGAGCCagtctgtttgttgtgtttgcatttgtgtttgtatatgcaataacaaatacaacaaagattaagtttgaaaatgtaactAGAACCACATCAGAACAAATAGAAcaggaaatcaaagaaaaaaactaaaccaggACTTCAACTACCAATGgaaccaggatcaggacctTTGACCATCAggatgtctctctctcagcacCTTGCAGGACGACCTGTTTGTTGTCCACGAGGAAGAATACGACAGCTTCCTTCAGAGCATCTTTAAGACGGAGTTCCTGAGTCTGCTGGTGAAACGTTACCAGGACCAGATGCAGAAGAAGCTTCCGCTGAAATTCAACAACCTGTTAGTACCTGTTCAGGACCAGAACTGGTTTAAACCATATCTTACCTGACTGACAACCTGACggttctgtgtctctgtctctagtCTGGAGTTTAAGGTGAAAAAGGGTGGATGGGGTCCATTCAGCTCAGCGGGATCCAGACAGATCCAGTTCCAGGTGGGTCAGGGGGACGAGGTGGTCATGAAGCCCAGTGGAAAGGTCCTGCAGGTCTCCATTGGACCGGGTCTGCCCAAGAACTCACGTAAGTCCTGACCTGATTCATTGCACTTCAGCTTCCTGCATGCTTTGCCTCACTTTCTGTCCAACTCATTGGTAGGACCAACGAGGCGGGACAATCGAAAGAGTCGCTACATGGCCAACCAAGCTCCGCCCACTAACCAATACAGTTCAGGTAAAGAGAAGCCAGGTGTCAGGGTATGGTGATGTGGTGTAGAAGGttgttttaacatgtttttgtttcttcagctCCTCGCTCCAAAGGAGAAGGGATCTCCTGTGGTCATCCCTCCTCCAGAGGCTCCCTGCTGAGACAGCAGTCCAGCATGGAGCAGCCCAGTCTGCCTCGTATCCAGGGCCAGCGCCGCGCCGACCACCGGCCCCCCCAGCACCACGACATGGGCTTCATGGGTGTCCCTGAGCAGGGCGCTGCAGGGTGAGTCAGCAGCAACATGACTCTCCTTTAATCCTTCTCTACAGTAGTTCTGGTCTATAGTCTTCCTGGTCTCCTTTCTCCTGTAGGCTGCAGCGTCGCAGGTCTAAGGAGGTGAAACCGGTCCCTGGAGCAGGTAGACCTAAACCGGCTCCAAAACCAAAGCCTCGGTCACCTCAGTGCCAAGCTCTTTATGCTTACGATGCCCAGGACACAGATGAGCTCAGCTTCAACGCCAATGATGTCATCGAGATACTGACAGAAGGTATGACTGTTCAGACTCCTGGTCCTGATTTCTACTGACAGACTCAGACTTGGTCTCTGCTTGTGTCCTCAGATCCGTCAGGCTGGTGGTTCGGTCGGTTGAGGGGCAGAGAGGGGATGTTTCCTGGGAATTACGTGGAGAAAATCTAGACTCATCtccaggggtcaaaggtcactggaACTTTCAATATTTAAGAACAAACTAGGAAACAGTTCAGAGTTAGGAGCGCAAACTTGCTGATTCCTGGACATTGTCCCCAAAACACTGTGCATTGTCAGGTTAATGTCCTCATTCTCTGATGAACAGCAgtatttttttatcaaatttgaTACCCACACTGCCATGGAAACCTCGGTGTAAGGTTCTGAAACCCCTTAGGCTGAAAACATGACAACATCCTGATTGTGTGACATCAGtggttggaaaagaaaataaacctgTTTACATTAAATAATTTTCTCTGTGGTCCCAGATGGGTCATGTGAGATGTTCATAGCCTGACTcgttttttgggttttttgtgtgtctgttgttgtagctcagaataacagaaataaactgacaacacTTATCCTCCTCTGGAGTGGCATACAAGGGGAAGGAGGACCAGAAGTTGTATTCCAACTATCGGGGGATCACACTGGTGAAATCTGGGAGAGTTCCAAACCACACAAGGCTGCTGCCcagtctgtgtatgtttatggcTCTTATGACTGTGTCCCTCAGGTTATCCTGTGGGAGGTTCTCTAAGAGTATGGGGTGGATGGCCCGCTGCTATGAGCCAATCAATCCCTTGACTGTCAGCATCAGATTCTGGTTTGCATTGCCAGCAGTAAGTCAGACCCGTTCTGAATTTGAGTTGGACTTTGTCAGGCCTGCCCTTCGTCATTGAGGAAGCATTCTCGGGGGCAACATGGTGGTTAACATGGTTGCCCCACAGTAAGttcatgggttcagttccagGGACTGgagcctttctttgtggagctAAATGGTGGAAGGAGTCAAGTTTGACAGCCTAAGGATTTCACCTTTGTTGTTCCTTCTGAtggtccttctggtccatcagccAGTGACCTACAGGTCCTGCTGGGAAGGTCTGCAATAGAGACTGAAACAGGTGGGCTGCACCCCTAAGTATGACGATATGGTCCTCAGCCAGAAAACGGTGGACCGTCCAATCCAGGTCAGGGAGGAGTTGCTGCCACAGGTGGAGGAGTTCCAGTATCTTGGGATTTTCAAGAGTGAGCCAAAAATGGAGCAGGAGATGGATGGCTGGGTTGAGGCGGCATCTGGAGCAATGCAGACGCTAAACCAATCGGTATTGGTGCAGAGACTGCTGCTTCTCTGGATTAGGGGGGgcagttgaggtggtttggacATCTGGTCAGGAGGTGTTCCAAGCATGCCCATCTCAGAGACCCTGAGGCGGACTCAGGCCTCGATGGAGAGATTACATTTCTCAACTTGTTTGGGAACACCTTGGCATCCTCCCAGAGGAACTGGTGGAAGTGGGTGGGGAGAGAAATGTCTTCCCTGCTGAGACTGCGGCCCTGGCGACGCATTttgaacacaaaattaaatgacaTCTCAGCACCTACCTGTCTGAGCACCTGACGACAAAACAAGTGAGAGAAGTATAAACGGGAAGTGAAACAGGCAGCTGGTCCGGGTTTTTAtcaatcaacagaaaaaaagaatctaaGCTGTCATAAAAAGAATATTGAATTAGATTTTAAACTAACAGCAAACATGAGACGCATAGGAAACTACATTACCCAGGCTTGTATTCCTCCAGAGGGTCGTGTTGCCTTCAGATGCtattggaaaaatgtttttttttttcagagtgtGATTCAACTTGAACAAGAGAGTGTTCAGAGTAAATCAGTTTACTAATGCTGCTGGAAATGCAATTTACCAGcaagatatttttaaaaatgtaatgtttaaaaaatgtctaaaatttAAATAGTCTGACTTTGTTTATAAGTATCAGATGCTTTTTCTATTGTGCAACGTTAAAAAGCGCAACTCTTGTATTTCCGACGTTCACACGTGATATTGAAAGCACCGTGACCTTTACGCCTTAGTGCTGTCAGTCATGCGTTCAGTTAACGAGACCGACAGCCAGCTCGGTGAACCGGCCCCGACCGTGAACAGGGTCCGAGTCCCGGAGGAGGGGAGTGTTAGCAGCTggcagctaacagctaacaggaGATGGAGGAGTTTCTGTCGAGCTGCCGCCGAACAGCGCAggtaacagacacacacacagttgaacaAATCGACGTCAGAGTTAACACGCTAAAGATGCtaacacaaatgtgtgttagCATCTTTAGCgtgttaactgtgtgtgttccagttaATGTCtcatacacagtgtgtgttagCATCTTTAGCGTGTTAGCTCTGACGTTGATTTGTTCAATTCGGGCTATTTCACGACTTCCGGTCAGTTGCAGCTTTCACAATAAGTTCCGATGTTGACACCCAAAACtgaagattttcaaaataaagctgtaagtaacatgaacaaagacaaactgaaaatcaCTGATGATGAATGATCACCAGTTTAATTAACGATGatgtttattattctcattCTAGTTTCCACTCTTATTTTCTTCTGATCAAATGTCCACCgttgtgggtgtgtttatgttatttataatattttgtGGTTCAGCTCTCACTTCATTTTGTCTCACAAGCTGGTTTTTCTCAGGGACTCAGGGACAGTCTCAGTGGTGTGTCATGGTCTTATCCCTACAGGTGCAAGTGGACCAGGTCCACGGTCCACAGGTCCATGTTGTTCTGGGGAATGAGTCCTGTGATGTGGACTCCATGGTGTCTGCTATGGCCTACGCATACTTCCTGTCAAAGGTGAGACCCAGGAGCAGGACTCGCACAGACGCACTGGTTCTGGATCCTGGATCCGAGTTAGTTCTCATGGTTTTATGCCTTTTAATttggcagagagaaaagaacaacATGCAGTATCGGGCTCAAACCTGACACACTGCAACAACGTCACATGCTCACTAACCACTCGAGTAGCTCTGCTGCTGAATCAGTCGTTATTAATCAATGAATCAGTTCACAGAAGTGACTGCAGATTGAgtttataatttaaattaaatcatatttacttgtatagcaccaaatcataagttacatcaaggcactttaagTATAGAGTAGGCCAAACTAGACCAAGCtctttatataattataattgaTACTTGAATATTACGGAAAtaaatctgtttctctctgtctctctctcagacgCTGTACAGTGAGATGCTCGCTCTCCCTCTGTTGaatatcagtcagtcagacctGGTCCTGCGCTCTGACAACCTGTTCCTGTTGAACCAGACAGGTTTATCTCCTGACCTGCTGCTCTTCAGAGACCAATTGGACCTGCGAGTACTGAAGAGAGCTGGCCGCCTGCGACTGACGCTGGTTGACCACAATGTCCTGGCCAGGTACGACCACCTGACAGGTAAGGACCTCATGGCTACAGGACAGGTGAGCACACTGTCTCATCAGATATTctcctgcagctcagacagTGACCTGGAAGGAGCTGTGGTGGAAGTGATAGACCACCACCAATTAGAGAGAGAGCCGTCCCCCTCTTGTCCTGTTACTGTGGAGACAGTGGGATCCTGCGCCACCTTGGTAACAGAACGCATCATCCAGAAAGCTCCTGAGATCCTGGACCAGCAGCTCGCACAGCTGCTCTACGGTAATCAGCTGATCAGGTTCAATGGTGGGACTGTGTTACTCGTTATAactgggtgtctgtgtgtgtgtgcgccatgCAGCGGCGGTGGTCCTCGACTGTGTGAACATGGCTCCTGCTGCAGGCAAAGTGACACCTAAAGACAGTCAATACGCCGCAGCACTGGAGATGCGTTTCCCCACCCTCCCTCCAAGAGGCGCCCTCTTCCAGGCTTTGCAGGGCGCAAAGTTCGATGTCTCAGGTGAGTCTGtcacctcctctgctgcagaAGGGGCAGTACTGAGGGGTACTTATCACAGTATTTGTCTCCAGGTCTAAATACGGAGCAGATGCTGTTGAAGGACATGAAAGCTGTCTCAAGAAGTTTGAACATTGCCATCTCTGTTCTCTATATCACACTGGAGGTTAGTCTGTACACACTGTT from Echeneis naucrates chromosome 6, fEcheNa1.1, whole genome shotgun sequence encodes:
- the myo1eb gene encoding myosin IEb isoform X1, whose translation is MGSKERYHWLAQNVKVSGVDDMVLLSKINEDAITDNLKKRYMDDYIFTYIGPVLISVNPFKQLPYFTEREVELYQGAAQYENPPHIYALADNMYRNMMIDGENQCVIISGESGAGKTVAAKYIMSYVSKVSGGGEKVQCVKNIILQSNPLLEAFGNAKTVRNNNSSRFGKYFEIQFGGGGAPDGGKISNFLLEKSRVVSQNPGERNFHIYYQLLEGASGEQRENLGVTTPDYYSYLNQSGTYTVEDVNDKKEFSDTMEAMSVVGLSVEDQDSVLQLVAGILHLGNISFREENNYAVVESQDFLAFPSFLLGIPQERLCSKLTSRIMDSKWGGKTESISVTLNTEQSSFTRDALSKALYSRLFDFLVDCVNRAMQKNQEQLNIGVLDIYGFEIFQQNGFEQFCINFVNEKLQQIFIELTLKAEQEEYVQEGIKWMPIEYFNNKVVCDLIESKLNPPGIMSVLDDVCATMHAKGEGADQTLLQKLQGQIGAHEHFSSWNRGFVVHHYAGKVSYDVNGFCERNRDVLFNDIIELMQSSEFPFIRALFPENLEAEKRGRPTTASSKIKKQANSLVQTLMKCTPHYIRCIKPNETKQPRDWEENRVRHQVEYLGLRENIRVRRAGYAYRRVFNKFLQRYAILTQETWPQWRGDERQGVLHLLNSVHMDQDQFQLGKTKVFVKAPESLFLLEEMRERKYNGYARVIQKAWRKHIAVRKYVKMREEASDILLNKKERRKNSINRNFVGDYIGMDNHPEIRRFVGRRERIDFADVVLKYDRRFRTVKRDLILTPKFLYLIGREKVKHGPEKGQIQEVLKRKIELSKIQSVSLSTLQDDLFVVHEEEYDSFLQSIFKTEFLSLLVKRYQDQMQKKLPLKFNNLLEFKVKKGGWGPFSSAGSRQIQFQVGQGDEVVMKPSGKVLQVSIGPGLPKNSRPTRRDNRKSRYMANQAPPTNQYSSAPRSKGEGISCGHPSSRGSLLRQQSSMEQPSLPRIQGQRRADHRPPQHHDMGFMGVPEQGAAGLQRRRSKEVKPVPGAGRPKPAPKPKPRSPQCQALYAYDAQDTDELSFNANDVIEILTEDPSGWWFGRLRGREGMFPGNYVEKI
- the myo1eb gene encoding myosin IEb isoform X2; this encodes MGSKERYHWLAQNVKVSGVDDMVLLSKINEDAITDNLKKRYMDDYIFTYIGPVLISVNPFKQLPYFTEREVELYQGAAQYENPPHIYALADNMYRNMMIDGENQCVIISGESGAGKTVAAKYIMSYVSKVSGGGEKVQCVKNIILQSNPLLEAFGNAKTVRNNNSSRFGKYFEIQFGGGGAPDGGKISNFLLEKSRVVSQNPGERNFHIYYQLLEGASGEQRENLGVTTPDYYSYLNQSGTYTVEDVNDKKEFSDTMAMSVVGLSVEDQDSVLQLVAGILHLGNISFREENNYAVVESQDFLAFPSFLLGIPQERLCSKLTSRIMDSKWGGKTESISVTLNTEQSSFTRDALSKALYSRLFDFLVDCVNRAMQKNQEQLNIGVLDIYGFEIFQQNGFEQFCINFVNEKLQQIFIELTLKAEQEEYVQEGIKWMPIEYFNNKVVCDLIESKLNPPGIMSVLDDVCATMHAKGEGADQTLLQKLQGQIGAHEHFSSWNRGFVVHHYAGKVSYDVNGFCERNRDVLFNDIIELMQSSEFPFIRALFPENLEAEKRGRPTTASSKIKKQANSLVQTLMKCTPHYIRCIKPNETKQPRDWEENRVRHQVEYLGLRENIRVRRAGYAYRRVFNKFLQRYAILTQETWPQWRGDERQGVLHLLNSVHMDQDQFQLGKTKVFVKAPESLFLLEEMRERKYNGYARVIQKAWRKHIAVRKYVKMREEASDILLNKKERRKNSINRNFVGDYIGMDNHPEIRRFVGRRERIDFADVVLKYDRRFRTVKRDLILTPKFLYLIGREKVKHGPEKGQIQEVLKRKIELSKIQSVSLSTLQDDLFVVHEEEYDSFLQSIFKTEFLSLLVKRYQDQMQKKLPLKFNNLLEFKVKKGGWGPFSSAGSRQIQFQVGQGDEVVMKPSGKVLQVSIGPGLPKNSRPTRRDNRKSRYMANQAPPTNQYSSAPRSKGEGISCGHPSSRGSLLRQQSSMEQPSLPRIQGQRRADHRPPQHHDMGFMGVPEQGAAGLQRRRSKEVKPVPGAGRPKPAPKPKPRSPQCQALYAYDAQDTDELSFNANDVIEILTEDPSGWWFGRLRGREGMFPGNYVEKI
- the prune gene encoding exopolyphosphatase PRUNE1; this encodes MEEFLSSCRRTAQVQVDQVHGPQVHVVLGNESCDVDSMVSAMAYAYFLSKTLYSEMLALPLLNISQSDLVLRSDNLFLLNQTGLSPDLLLFRDQLDLRVLKRAGRLRLTLVDHNVLASSDSDLEGAVVEVIDHHQLEREPSPSCPVTVETVGSCATLVTERIIQKAPEILDQQLAQLLYAAVVLDCVNMAPAAGKVTPKDSQYAAALEMRFPTLPPRGALFQALQGAKFDVSGLNTEQMLLKDMKAVSRSLNIAISVLYITLEDFLQRAGLEADLSAFCQKFGFDLLFLMTISFSDNQEPIRELAVFSHSSTYREQVSQYLEQACNPALNLCPISSPHPQVSAYHQGNTLASRKKVLPIIKDFLRERCGDSYLGDVEEEESGVPPTPMNSLVDGCPLDNGLPYISTQDLEEKVSKMANRGL